The segment CCATAGTCCTTACCAACCTGCCGATACTCGTCGTATCGCCATTCTGCATACGCATTCATTTCAATTCCTCCTTAGGCAAAATCGAGCACGCCTTCACCGAAGACGTGCCCCATAGCGAGCTCTCCGTCTAAACGCCGACCGCTTCCTCGATGTGCTCGTGGATCATTTCCGAGTTCGCTCCGCCAGGCGGAACCATGGGAAAAACGCGATGAGCTACGTCGATGGGTACGTTGATCACGGCCGGTCCGCGCTCGGAAAGCGCTTTGCGCAAGAGTCCGTTGGGATCGTCGCACTGTCCGAGGTCGTATGCGGCGACACCGAATCCGCGGGCGATCATGGCGAAGTCCTGCGCTTTGCTGAAGTTGGACGCGAAGATGTTTTTTCCATAAAACAGCGTCTGCTGCTGGTGTACCAAGCCGAGGGAGTTGTTGTTGCACAAAACGATTTTGACGTTAACCCCTTCTTCCGCCGCAGTAGCCAGTTCCTGGATATTCATCATCAAGCTTCCGTCTCCGGAAAAGCAAACCACCGAGCTCTCCGGCTTCTCCAAGGCCGCTCCGATGGCGGCCGGAAGTCCGAACCCCATCGTCCCCAGGCCTCCGGAAGTCAACCAGCGACGCGGCGTCTCGAAGCGAAACGCCTGAGCGGCTCTCATCTGATGCTGTCCCACGTCGGTTGTAACGATCGTATCCGAGGAGCAGATACTCTGCGTCGACCGAATGATACCGTAGGCCGAAGTGGCGCTATCCGCATCCGGCATCTGCAGCGGAAAATCGCGCTTCAGCTCGGCCACGCGTTCCATCCAGGCTTGGCGTCGCCGCGCTTCCGTGATGGGAATCAACTGCTTCAAAGCCGACGCCAGATCCGCGACAATGCCCACGTGGGCCGTTTTGATCTTATGCAGTTCCGCCGCGTCGATGTCGATGTGCACGATCTTGGCGTTCGGACAGAATTGGGCCACTTTCCCTGTGGCCCGATCGTCAAAACGCGCTCCCAGGGCGATCAGCAAATCGGACTCCTCCAGAGCCATATTGGTATACCGCGCCGCATGCATGCCGAGCATGCCGATCGATTGCTCATGACTCGCAGGGAACGCGCCCAGCCCCATCAGCGTAGTCGTAACCGGAGCATGGATACGCTCCGCGAGCTCTTTCAACTCCCGATGGGCTTCGCCGTGGATGGCGCCTCCTCCTGCGTAGACGATGGGTCGCTCCGCTTGATTGATCATCTCCGCGGCGCGCTGCAGGTCCGAGAAGCGGAATTGGGGACCGGGCTCCTTCTCTCCGGTCGCTGGCCACTCGTCCACTGCGATGCGCTCCATCTGCACGTCCTTGGGCACATCGATGAGAATCGGACCGGGCCGACCGGATTGCGCGATGCGAAAAGCGGACGGAATGACGTGCAGCAGCTCCGCGGCCGACTTGACGAAATAGCTGTGCTTGGTGACCGGAACGCTCAATCCGTAGGCGTCGATCTCCTGGAAGGCATCGGTGCCGATCAGGGCCTGAGGCACCTGGCCGGAGATGCAAATGACCGGGATGGAGTCCAGCTTCGCGTCCGCCAAGGCGGTGATGGTATTGGTCACGCCAGGGCCGGAGGTGGCGAGGAAGACCGCTGGCCTACCGGTGGCGCGAGCCTGTCCTTGGGCGATGAAGCCGGCGCCTTGTTCATGGCGGGCCAGCACGTGGCGAATCTGCTCGCTGCGTGAGAGAGCGTCGTACATGGGGAGATTCGCGCCTCCCGGTATACCCGCCATGGTTTTAATCCCCTGTCTCTCGAGGAGTTTTATAATGATCTCTGCGCCTGTGTAGTTCATTTTCGGATTCGGTTTATTTGATAAAGTGTTTCTGGTTATTCCCTTGCCAGCGCCACCAGCGACTCATCCGAAAACGAACAACCCCGCCGGTCATGCGCCGGCGGGGTTGTTTCGATTAGCTTAAACTGCTTGCTCAACCTCTCGCTGACGCGATCCATTCGACCACGACCACCACTACCACGTTGAGCACCACGAGGGACTTTGCGGAAACGGGACTGTGAGCGATTGGCGTCATTTCAAGAAGTTATTCGATTAGTAAGTCGGACGTATCCGACGAAGCTTGAACGGGAAAAAGGCAGAGTTTGCCCGTCGAAGTCAAGCCCGTTTCCGAAACGTCACCGATGGCGCGTCAGCGGGAAGGTCCCCCGCAGCATCTGGATACAGTTCAAATACGCCCGGGCGTCATGATAGTTGGCTTTCCAGATCTGGCTTTTCGGCCAGCTCCTAACCTCTGGATTGGAATCCGATCCTCGCTGGTACCAGCCTCCGTTTTCATGATCGATCAGGTAGCGGTCGATGTAGCGCCACTGCTTTTCGAAGGCTTGCCGGTACTGCTCCTCCTGCGGAAACAGCTGCGACATCATTAGAAAGGCGTTCAGGCCCTCGGCCGCGATCCACCACACCTTGTCCTCCATCACGACTTCGCAATCTCCACCTTCTTCGAAATAGTAGCCGCCCTCCCACAGGCCGCCCAGCGTCTCATCCCATCCAGTGGCCAATCCATGGTCGACAAGGGCCTTAGCCCGACCGAGCGTGACTGGATCAAGCTCACCGTAAAGAGCGTGAGCCGCCTCCAGCAAAAGAAACGCGCTCTCCACATCATGGCCCCACGAGACGTGATCCCAATACAGGTGGTTCAAAACGTATTCCCTTCCCATCTCCCGAAACGAAACTGGCGTCCAGTCCCGAAAGTAGTAGAGTCGCAAGTATCCAGGATCCTGAAAGAAGCGATCCCTTACGATGCGAAGCATAGCCGCCGTGCGGCCCTTCAAATGCGGATCTGGCCAAACTCGATACAGTGCGGTGAATGCCTCCAAAATATGGATACTCGAGTTGTAGTCCTTCAAGCCAATGCGCCCTCTCAGGGATTCCAGGTCCTTCGCATTGACGTTTTCCGCCCAAGAGCCGTCCCGTTGAAGCTTGTCCACATAGCCGCCGTATTCGGAATCCCATGCCGCCCGATCCAGCCAAAGAAAGGCCTCCTTCGCTAGGTCCAGAGCGGACGCGTCGCCGCTCGCCTCGTAGTAGGTGGCAAGGGCGTAGATCGCGAAGGCGTTTCCGTAGGCGGTTTTGCCGGGGCTCTCCCTCAGCTCTCCCGAACGCGACAGGCGCTCGTGGAAGCCAC is part of the Pelagicoccus sp. SDUM812003 genome and harbors:
- the ilvB gene encoding acetolactate synthase large subunit, producing MNYTGAEIIIKLLERQGIKTMAGIPGGANLPMYDALSRSEQIRHVLARHEQGAGFIAQGQARATGRPAVFLATSGPGVTNTITALADAKLDSIPVICISGQVPQALIGTDAFQEIDAYGLSVPVTKHSYFVKSAAELLHVIPSAFRIAQSGRPGPILIDVPKDVQMERIAVDEWPATGEKEPGPQFRFSDLQRAAEMINQAERPIVYAGGGAIHGEAHRELKELAERIHAPVTTTLMGLGAFPASHEQSIGMLGMHAARYTNMALEESDLLIALGARFDDRATGKVAQFCPNAKIVHIDIDAAELHKIKTAHVGIVADLASALKQLIPITEARRRQAWMERVAELKRDFPLQMPDADSATSAYGIIRSTQSICSSDTIVTTDVGQHQMRAAQAFRFETPRRWLTSGGLGTMGFGLPAAIGAALEKPESSVVCFSGDGSLMMNIQELATAAEEGVNVKIVLCNNNSLGLVHQQQTLFYGKNIFASNFSKAQDFAMIARGFGVAAYDLGQCDDPNGLLRKALSERGPAVINVPIDVAHRVFPMVPPGGANSEMIHEHIEEAVGV
- a CDS encoding AGE family epimerase/isomerase, with translation MRISRSGLVAVTLFFLALSSKAFGSEQERILHELEASFQRHILEAWYPRAVDEEKGGYFSDFAHDWERKGPQDKFLVSQARHLWTSSRAASHTGDARYLEIARHGLEFLRLVAWDSKQGGFHERLSRSGELRESPGKTAYGNAFAIYALATYYEASGDASALDLAKEAFLWLDRAAWDSEYGGYVDKLQRDGSWAENVNAKDLESLRGRIGLKDYNSSIHILEAFTALYRVWPDPHLKGRTAAMLRIVRDRFFQDPGYLRLYYFRDWTPVSFREMGREYVLNHLYWDHVSWGHDVESAFLLLEAAHALYGELDPVTLGRAKALVDHGLATGWDETLGGLWEGGYYFEEGGDCEVVMEDKVWWIAAEGLNAFLMMSQLFPQEEQYRQAFEKQWRYIDRYLIDHENGGWYQRGSDSNPEVRSWPKSQIWKANYHDARAYLNCIQMLRGTFPLTRHR